From the Desulfovibrionales bacterium genome, one window contains:
- a CDS encoding DUF86 domain-containing protein — protein MYDRELVLEILGQIYQAAQTILERFEPVKTVSDFTGSPAGMEKLDSICMLLIAIGEALKNLDKTTNKSLLPRFPQVDWSKAKGMRDIISHHYFETDAEVIYDVCKNHIPELAQTINKMIRQLS, from the coding sequence ATGTATGACAGAGAGCTTGTTTTAGAAATACTGGGGCAGATTTATCAGGCAGCGCAGACAATTTTAGAACGTTTTGAGCCTGTAAAAACAGTAAGCGATTTTACAGGCTCGCCGGCAGGCATGGAAAAACTTGACAGCATATGCATGCTGCTGATTGCAATTGGTGAAGCATTGAAAAATCTGGACAAAACCACAAACAAATCCCTGTTGCCGAGGTTTCCTCAGGTTGACTGGAGTAAAGCCAAAGGCATGCGGGATATCATAAGCCATCATTATTTTGAAACGGATGCAGAGGTAATATACGACGTTTGCAAAAACCATATTCCCGAACTGGCGCAAACCATAAATAAAATGATTAGACAATTATCATAA
- a CDS encoding nucleotidyltransferase domain-containing protein, producing MERDEIIQTLRGFVEMNRDKYEIKRIGVFGSAARDNMNEQSDIDVVVELGKPDLFYLVGIKQDLEEKFQKPVDIVRYRDRMNAFLKKRIDKEAVYV from the coding sequence ATGGAAAGGGATGAAATAATACAGACCCTGCGCGGCTTTGTGGAGATGAACAGGGATAAATACGAAATCAAACGGATCGGTGTCTTCGGTTCAGCGGCCAGAGACAACATGAATGAGCAAAGCGATATTGACGTTGTTGTTGAGCTTGGCAAACCGGATCTGTTCTACCTTGTCGGCATTAAGCAGGATCTGGAGGAGAAGTTTCAGAAGCCTGTGGATATAGTAAGATACAGGGACAGAATGAATGCATTTTTAAAGAAAAGGATAGACAAGGAAGCCGTATATGTATGA